A region of uncultured Anaeromusa sp. DNA encodes the following proteins:
- a CDS encoding MIP/aquaporin family protein, producing MDNLLGEFLGTMVLCAFGCGVVASTLLTGSKGQNGGWIVITAGWGFAVVMGVYTAITCGAPQADLNPSVTLAKYFMGIYKTFGHAAATMLAEIAGGFAGGVICWLSYLGHWEKTEDQGFKLGIFCTGPAIRNTTNNFICEVIATFFLIFGIFCIFGKGVGGMAPGMGPYMVGILIWALGMSFGGPTGYAMNMARDLGPRLAHAVLPIAGKGGSDWGYAWIPCVAPLVGAAIAYVFGHSIGIM from the coding sequence ATGGACAACTTGTTGGGTGAATTTTTAGGTACCATGGTTTTATGCGCTTTTGGTTGCGGGGTAGTAGCAAGCACCTTGCTCACCGGCTCCAAAGGACAAAACGGCGGCTGGATCGTTATCACCGCTGGCTGGGGTTTTGCTGTTGTAATGGGGGTTTATACCGCTATTACCTGCGGTGCGCCGCAGGCCGACCTTAATCCTTCGGTTACTTTGGCCAAATACTTTATGGGCATCTACAAGACCTTTGGCCACGCCGCAGCTACAATGCTTGCTGAAATCGCCGGCGGTTTTGCTGGCGGCGTTATTTGCTGGCTGTCTTATCTCGGCCACTGGGAAAAAACAGAGGATCAAGGCTTCAAATTGGGCATCTTCTGCACCGGCCCTGCCATCCGTAATACTACTAATAACTTCATCTGCGAAGTTATCGCTACGTTCTTCCTGATTTTCGGCATCTTCTGCATCTTCGGCAAAGGCGTTGGCGGCATGGCCCCCGGCATGGGACCCTATATGGTAGGTATCCTCATCTGGGCTTTGGGTATGAGCTTTGGCGGTCCTACCGGTTATGCCATGAACATGGCTCGTGACCTCGGCCCTCGTTTAGCTCACGCCGTTCTTCCGATCGCTGGCAAAGGCGGCTCCGACTGGGGTTATGCCTGGATTCCCTGCGTAGCTCCGCTCGTAGGCGCAGCCATCGCATATGTCTTCGGTCACTCAATTGGCATCATGTAA
- a CDS encoding NAD(P)/FAD-dependent oxidoreductase — translation METILKTDVVVIGGGIVGTAIARELSKYELDLVLVEKEPDLATGTTKANSAILHAGFDAPHGSLKARTNVRGNQLYHELEDELGLDIKWTGSLVVATNEEEMETVKNLVVRGKENGVPGLMMLSRDEVLEREPNLNPTVEGALWAPTAGVCWPFGAALAFAQCAEQNGAKVLTECAVEGIETENGAVKAVLTSKGRIETRLIINAAGLYADAVSRMAGDESFTITPRKGEYIFFDKSVKKDLVNGVVFPTPSKISKGILVCTTTHGNTFIGPNAQGQDDKEDKATTLNGLNEIIASAKKLMPAMPMHASITQFSGLRAVSSTGDFILGPSESVIGLVHAAGMQSPGLTAAPAVAEELVEMLRQNGEQLDPKTNFKARLPKKVVFHKLPRDKQAELIGKDALYGRVICRCEVITEAEIIAAIKAPCGARTVDGVKRRTRAGMGRCQGGFCGPRVTAILARELDIPVTEVRKERADSYMFYDKLSGICEVDNHE, via the coding sequence ATGGAGACCATTTTAAAAACCGACGTCGTTGTCATTGGCGGCGGCATTGTCGGTACGGCCATTGCCCGGGAATTGTCCAAATATGAGTTGGACCTGGTGCTGGTGGAAAAGGAGCCTGATTTAGCCACCGGTACAACCAAGGCGAATAGCGCCATTCTTCATGCGGGCTTTGACGCCCCTCATGGATCGCTGAAAGCCCGCACCAACGTACGCGGCAACCAGTTGTACCACGAGCTGGAAGACGAGCTGGGTCTGGATATCAAATGGACCGGTTCGCTGGTTGTAGCAACAAATGAAGAAGAAATGGAAACCGTGAAAAACCTGGTAGTGCGGGGCAAAGAAAATGGCGTGCCGGGCTTAATGATGCTCAGCCGCGATGAAGTGCTTGAGCGGGAACCTAATCTCAATCCTACGGTCGAAGGTGCTCTTTGGGCCCCTACTGCGGGTGTTTGCTGGCCTTTTGGCGCGGCGCTTGCGTTTGCGCAATGTGCAGAGCAAAATGGCGCTAAGGTGCTGACCGAGTGTGCCGTGGAAGGCATTGAAACAGAAAATGGCGCCGTCAAAGCGGTGCTGACTTCGAAGGGACGTATTGAAACTCGCCTGATCATCAATGCAGCCGGTCTTTATGCTGACGCAGTCAGCCGCATGGCTGGCGATGAAAGCTTCACGATTACTCCTCGTAAAGGGGAATACATTTTCTTTGATAAATCGGTCAAAAAAGACCTGGTCAACGGTGTAGTCTTCCCAACGCCCAGCAAGATTTCCAAGGGCATTTTGGTATGTACTACCACTCACGGCAACACCTTTATCGGGCCTAACGCCCAAGGGCAGGACGACAAAGAAGATAAGGCCACAACGCTGAACGGCTTGAACGAAATTATTGCTTCGGCGAAGAAGCTAATGCCGGCAATGCCGATGCATGCGTCTATTACGCAGTTCTCCGGCTTGCGCGCTGTTTCCAGCACTGGCGATTTTATTTTAGGACCTTCGGAGTCTGTTATTGGTTTAGTTCATGCCGCTGGCATGCAATCGCCTGGTTTAACGGCGGCTCCGGCTGTGGCGGAAGAGCTGGTGGAAATGTTGCGTCAGAACGGCGAGCAGCTTGACCCTAAAACCAACTTCAAAGCGCGGCTGCCCAAAAAAGTGGTCTTCCACAAACTGCCGAGGGACAAGCAGGCGGAGCTGATTGGCAAAGACGCTCTTTACGGCCGTGTGATTTGCCGCTGTGAAGTCATCACCGAAGCGGAAATTATAGCGGCCATCAAAGCGCCTTGCGGCGCACGTACCGTGGACGGCGTCAAACGCCGCACCCGCGCCGGCATGGGACGCTGCCAAGGAGGCTTCTGCGGTCCTCGGGTTACGGCCATTCTCGCCAGAGAGCTGGACATTCCGGTGACCGAGGTGCGCAAGGAACGCGCTGATTCGTATATGTTTTACGACAAACTCTCCGGAATTTGCGAGGTGGACAACCATGAATGA
- a CDS encoding FAD-dependent oxidoreductase encodes MNEVCFPTYDVIVIGGGPAGLSAAHSAHQEGAQSILVIERDRELGGILQQCIHNGFGLHHFKEELTGPGYAHRCIAAIKDLPGVEVMTDTMVLEVLPDKTVVAVNPKAGMIQVKGKSVILTMGCRERTRGAIRIPGERPAGVFTAGAAQRMVNMEGYLPGKKVVILGSGDIGLIMARRMTLEGAKVEAVLEICPYSNGLTRNIVQCLEDFDIPLHLAHTIVKVHGEGRVTGVTCAKVDAHMQPVAGTEFFIECDTLLLSVGLIPENELSRGLDVPLHPLTSGPLVDQRRQTLVPGVFAAGNVVHVHDLVDFVSEEAEIAGKFAARYAQGALTGEERSVQVQPGDGIRTVVPQRLTVPEGGEQARLFLRVAKPELKISIEVQSGGTTILSRRQAVAKPGEMIVIDLPAEKVAQVRGGMTVLVKREGN; translated from the coding sequence ATGAATGAAGTATGTTTTCCGACGTATGACGTCATTGTTATTGGCGGCGGCCCTGCAGGCCTGTCGGCGGCGCACAGCGCTCACCAAGAAGGCGCTCAGAGCATTTTAGTAATTGAACGCGACCGTGAACTGGGCGGCATTTTGCAGCAGTGCATTCATAACGGCTTTGGCCTGCATCATTTTAAAGAGGAATTGACAGGCCCCGGCTATGCGCATCGTTGTATCGCGGCCATCAAAGATCTGCCGGGCGTAGAAGTGATGACCGATACGATGGTATTGGAAGTGCTGCCTGATAAAACCGTAGTGGCTGTCAATCCTAAAGCAGGCATGATTCAGGTGAAAGGCAAATCCGTTATTTTGACTATGGGCTGCCGGGAACGTACCCGCGGCGCCATCCGTATTCCTGGCGAGCGTCCGGCCGGCGTCTTTACTGCTGGCGCAGCGCAGCGTATGGTGAATATGGAAGGCTATCTGCCTGGTAAAAAAGTCGTTATTTTGGGTTCCGGCGATATCGGTTTGATCATGGCCCGCCGCATGACGCTTGAAGGCGCGAAAGTGGAAGCCGTCCTGGAGATTTGCCCTTACTCCAATGGTCTGACTCGTAATATCGTGCAGTGCCTGGAAGACTTCGACATTCCGCTGCATTTGGCCCATACCATCGTTAAAGTCCATGGCGAAGGCCGCGTGACCGGTGTAACCTGCGCTAAGGTGGATGCGCATATGCAGCCTGTGGCCGGTACGGAATTCTTTATTGAATGTGATACCTTGTTGCTGTCGGTTGGCTTGATTCCTGAAAACGAATTATCTCGCGGTCTTGATGTGCCGCTGCATCCACTGACGAGTGGTCCCTTGGTGGACCAGCGTCGTCAGACCTTGGTGCCTGGCGTGTTCGCCGCCGGCAATGTAGTGCATGTGCATGATTTGGTGGACTTTGTGTCAGAAGAAGCGGAAATTGCCGGTAAGTTTGCCGCCCGCTATGCGCAAGGCGCGTTGACCGGCGAAGAGCGCAGCGTGCAGGTCCAGCCTGGCGACGGCATTCGGACGGTTGTGCCCCAGCGTCTCACCGTCCCTGAAGGCGGCGAGCAAGCACGTCTTTTTCTGCGCGTGGCCAAGCCGGAATTGAAAATCTCCATTGAAGTGCAGTCCGGCGGCACTACGATCCTCAGCCGCCGTCAGGCGGTAGCCAAGCCGGGGGAAATGATCGTCATTGACCTGCCTGCGGAAAAAGTAGCTCAAGTGCGCGGCGGCATGACGGTACTTGTCAAACGGGAGGGAAACTAA
- a CDS encoding DUF1667 domain-containing protein has product MSEAKRALNCIVCPMSCSGTVTLEDGKITNLEGFTCPRGKAYAQEELTAPKRMLTTTVRVEGGALALLPVMSKASLPKGKIMDCAACLRSVKLQAPVKEGQIVMADILGLGVDVVATRDMEAI; this is encoded by the coding sequence ATGAGTGAAGCCAAACGAGCGTTGAACTGCATTGTTTGCCCTATGAGCTGCAGTGGTACGGTAACGTTGGAAGACGGTAAAATAACGAATCTGGAAGGGTTCACCTGCCCACGTGGCAAAGCCTACGCTCAAGAAGAGCTGACCGCTCCTAAGCGTATGCTGACAACTACCGTGCGTGTGGAAGGCGGCGCGTTGGCGCTGCTGCCGGTCATGTCTAAGGCCAGCCTGCCGAAGGGGAAAATCATGGACTGCGCGGCTTGCCTGCGCAGCGTTAAACTGCAGGCGCCGGTCAAGGAAGGCCAGATTGTGATGGCCGATATTTTGGGTCTGGGTGTTGATGTTGTCGCTACGCGCGACATGGAAGCTATATAA
- a CDS encoding ARMT1-like domain-containing protein translates to MQLNLNCLLCNLKQVLTVSSLAGADEKTTELIMREVMGYLKDADYARSNPEVIRGTWEIITKHLKDADPYRKVRSSYNEELLGLAPAVRSMIQEADDSFDAALKLAITANLIDFAASHSFDQKMVLEKLRCAREQTLAVDESPKLKQALGGAQTLLYLGDNCGEIVIDKLFLEELRREFPQLTMYFGVRGAPIVNDVTFEDALQVGMSKVARVISNGDGCLGTVLHRTSSEFQQIFKEVDVIIAKGQGNYESLSEAAHKNLFFLFMAKCEAVAQAAGVKNMSIVCQKG, encoded by the coding sequence ATGCAGCTCAATTTGAATTGTCTTCTTTGCAACCTCAAGCAGGTGCTGACAGTTTCCTCCCTGGCAGGGGCTGACGAAAAAACAACAGAGCTTATCATGCGTGAAGTGATGGGTTACTTAAAGGACGCTGATTATGCCCGCTCCAATCCAGAGGTCATCCGGGGAACCTGGGAGATTATCACGAAGCATTTAAAGGACGCCGACCCGTATCGGAAGGTTCGCAGCAGCTATAATGAGGAGCTGTTGGGGCTGGCGCCTGCGGTGCGCTCCATGATTCAGGAAGCTGACGATTCCTTTGACGCGGCGCTGAAGCTGGCGATTACGGCGAATCTGATCGATTTTGCAGCCAGTCACTCTTTTGACCAGAAAATGGTGCTGGAAAAACTGCGCTGCGCCAGAGAACAGACTTTAGCGGTGGATGAAAGCCCCAAGCTAAAACAAGCCTTAGGAGGAGCGCAAACGCTCTTGTATTTAGGCGATAACTGTGGGGAAATTGTCATTGATAAGCTCTTTTTAGAAGAATTGCGCCGGGAGTTTCCGCAGCTAACTATGTATTTTGGCGTGCGCGGGGCGCCTATTGTCAACGATGTGACTTTTGAAGACGCCTTGCAGGTGGGCATGAGCAAGGTGGCTAGAGTGATCAGTAATGGCGACGGTTGCCTGGGGACGGTGCTGCACCGGACGAGTTCTGAGTTTCAGCAGATTTTTAAGGAAGTCGATGTTATTATCGCTAAAGGACAGGGAAATTACGAAAGCCTGAGCGAAGCTGCGCACAAAAATCTCTTCTTTTTGTTCATGGCTAAATGCGAGGCTGTGGCTCAAGCGGCTGGCGTAAAAAATATGTCGATTGTCTGCCAAAAAGGCTGA
- a CDS encoding methyl-accepting chemotaxis protein, with protein sequence MNLKRKLTLIFSIVSALMLLVSSTAGYLFTKDQVVSGIQAEMSASINAHVNKLDGWLIGKAKMLEITVGTLRSSSGDAEMTVPMLAGYKNVDKEISDVYFGSLDGKMVDGSGWNPPAGYDPRTRSWYKAAKEKGSLVFTEPYLDSVTNQMAVSVAMPYKSLSGQERGIVAQDILLQTLVDNVQAIKFKGEGYAYLLDAKGLVLAHPDKSFLSKNVFEDPTLKTLEGTFKEILSKDQGFTTYTRNGDSLLVIYQRVPSTGWTMAITVPEKTVFNPLLNLQWLLALIAIAATLIVIGITFTVVKRIAKPIELLAADVGKVADGDLTIQAHVEGKDEIASLATSFNKMVHNLRDLILHVNSNAEHVAASSEELTASANESAQAATQVANSVTEIAAGTDKQLTAVKETSRIVTAMSENLKQVSNGANDAAEKSLQVANKAQTSGTSIDQAVAQINLIEKTVNESASVIANLGERSKEIGQIIDAISGIASQTNLLALNAAIEAARAGEQGRGFAVVAEEVRKLAEQSQDAAKKIATLISEIQGDTEKAVVAMSNGTQEVNKGTEIIHVAGRAFREIETLITQVSTQIADISAAMKQTEAGSRQIVSSVQSIDELSKVAAGEAQSVSAASEEQSATIVEIATASQALATRAEELHEAVQKFKV encoded by the coding sequence ATGAATCTAAAAAGAAAATTAACCTTAATCTTTTCCATCGTTTCGGCGCTAATGCTTTTAGTTTCCTCCACTGCAGGGTATTTATTTACCAAAGACCAAGTTGTCTCAGGCATTCAGGCGGAAATGAGCGCCAGCATTAACGCCCATGTCAACAAACTCGACGGTTGGCTTATCGGCAAAGCCAAAATGTTGGAAATAACGGTAGGCACGCTGAGAAGCTCCTCTGGCGACGCCGAGATGACCGTACCGATGCTGGCTGGGTACAAAAACGTAGATAAGGAAATTTCTGATGTTTATTTCGGCTCGTTAGATGGCAAAATGGTGGATGGCAGCGGCTGGAATCCTCCTGCAGGTTACGATCCCCGCACCCGCAGTTGGTATAAAGCCGCCAAAGAAAAAGGAAGCCTTGTCTTTACTGAGCCCTATCTGGATTCTGTAACTAATCAAATGGCCGTCTCTGTCGCTATGCCTTACAAGAGTCTCTCCGGCCAAGAGCGCGGCATTGTGGCTCAAGATATCTTATTACAAACCCTCGTGGACAACGTGCAAGCCATTAAATTCAAAGGCGAGGGCTATGCCTACCTGCTCGACGCCAAAGGGTTGGTTCTGGCTCATCCGGATAAGTCCTTTTTATCAAAAAATGTCTTTGAAGACCCCACTTTAAAAACACTAGAAGGCACGTTCAAAGAAATTCTCAGCAAGGACCAAGGCTTCACTACCTATACCCGCAACGGCGACTCCTTGCTTGTTATTTACCAGCGCGTTCCTTCTACAGGCTGGACGATGGCCATTACCGTCCCGGAAAAGACAGTTTTCAATCCCCTCCTTAACTTGCAATGGCTTCTGGCCTTGATCGCCATCGCGGCCACGCTTATTGTTATTGGCATTACCTTTACCGTTGTCAAACGCATCGCCAAGCCCATAGAGCTTTTGGCAGCAGATGTAGGCAAAGTCGCCGATGGCGATCTGACCATCCAAGCGCACGTAGAAGGCAAGGATGAAATCGCGTCTCTGGCGACAAGTTTCAACAAGATGGTACACAATCTGCGCGACTTGATTTTGCATGTAAACTCGAATGCCGAACACGTCGCAGCCTCCTCGGAAGAGCTTACCGCCAGCGCGAACGAATCGGCGCAAGCGGCCACTCAAGTTGCCAACTCGGTAACGGAGATCGCCGCAGGTACGGATAAACAGCTAACCGCAGTCAAAGAGACTTCTCGGATTGTCACGGCCATGTCGGAGAACTTAAAGCAAGTCAGCAACGGCGCTAATGACGCTGCGGAAAAATCGCTGCAAGTGGCGAACAAAGCCCAAACAAGCGGCACCTCCATCGACCAGGCGGTCGCCCAAATCAACCTCATTGAAAAAACCGTTAACGAATCCGCCAGCGTCATCGCCAATCTCGGCGAACGATCTAAAGAAATCGGCCAGATCATTGACGCCATTTCCGGTATTGCCAGCCAAACGAATCTGTTGGCCTTAAACGCTGCCATTGAAGCCGCCCGCGCCGGCGAACAAGGGCGCGGCTTCGCCGTCGTTGCCGAGGAAGTACGCAAACTGGCGGAGCAGTCCCAGGACGCCGCAAAAAAAATCGCCACTTTGATCAGCGAAATTCAAGGAGACACGGAAAAAGCCGTTGTGGCTATGTCCAACGGCACGCAGGAAGTGAACAAAGGCACGGAAATTATTCATGTCGCCGGCCGCGCTTTTCGCGAAATTGAAACGCTGATTACCCAGGTATCTACACAAATCGCTGATATTTCCGCCGCCATGAAGCAAACTGAAGCAGGCAGTCGGCAAATCGTCTCTTCCGTCCAGAGTATTGACGAATTGAGCAAAGTTGCCGCTGGCGAAGCCCAAAGCGTATCCGCCGCTTCGGAAGAACAATCCGCCACCATTGTGGAAATCGCTACCGCCAGCCAAGCGCTGGCCACACGAGCGGAAGAACTGCACGAAGCCGTACAAAAATTCAAAGTGTAA
- a CDS encoding 8-oxo-dGTP diphosphatase, with translation MYPTTLVFPVVGQPVQKMLLGMKKVRFGRGKYNGFGGKVDAGESMRAAAVRELREESGLVALEEDLEFVGRLWFYFPAKPEWDHSGDIYFLHSWEGQPVESEEMQPAWFDAAKIPYEEMWEDDICWLPQVLAGEKIFADIIFADDNEGMAEFRLREAQPE, from the coding sequence ATGTATCCGACGACATTGGTGTTTCCTGTAGTAGGTCAGCCGGTGCAAAAAATGCTTTTAGGCATGAAAAAAGTACGCTTTGGCCGGGGCAAATATAATGGTTTTGGCGGTAAGGTAGATGCAGGAGAATCCATGCGGGCGGCGGCGGTGCGGGAACTGCGCGAAGAAAGCGGGCTGGTGGCCCTCGAGGAAGACTTAGAATTTGTGGGGCGCCTGTGGTTCTATTTTCCGGCGAAGCCGGAGTGGGATCACAGCGGCGATATTTACTTTCTTCACTCGTGGGAGGGGCAGCCTGTAGAAAGCGAAGAAATGCAGCCGGCTTGGTTTGACGCGGCCAAGATTCCCTATGAGGAAATGTGGGAAGACGATATCTGCTGGCTGCCACAGGTGCTGGCAGGGGAGAAAATCTTTGCTGATATCATTTTTGCAGACGATAATGAAGGCATGGCCGAGTTTCGCCTGCGTGAAGCGCAGCCGGAGTAA
- a CDS encoding SDR family oxidoreductase: protein MMEDKVALISGGTSGIGLATAAWLLDKGARVVISGRSREKGEKALGQLGHQERCFFEAADVAEDAACRRLAVQAEKRWGRLDILVNSAGFYLEQCLAETTPEQLQRLLAVNVMGTYNLCRHALPALRRAKGNIVNVASDAALHGNVGCSAYSASKGAVVAFTRSLALEVAPYEMRVNCVCPGDVRTPLLDKQLETVKDKEESMKEMARWYPLQRLATAAEVASVIGFLASQEASFVTGAIWSVDGGLTA, encoded by the coding sequence ATGATGGAGGACAAGGTGGCGTTGATTTCCGGGGGGACGTCCGGGATTGGCCTGGCGACGGCGGCGTGGCTGTTAGACAAAGGCGCGCGGGTGGTGATTTCCGGGCGGAGCCGGGAAAAGGGGGAGAAGGCGTTGGGCCAGCTGGGCCACCAAGAGCGTTGCTTTTTTGAAGCGGCAGATGTGGCGGAGGACGCCGCTTGCCGGCGGTTGGCGGTGCAGGCGGAAAAGCGTTGGGGGCGTTTGGATATTTTGGTGAATTCCGCCGGCTTTTATTTGGAGCAATGTCTGGCGGAGACGACGCCGGAGCAACTGCAACGCCTATTAGCGGTAAACGTTATGGGGACCTACAATCTTTGTCGTCATGCTTTGCCTGCGCTGCGCCGTGCTAAAGGCAATATTGTTAATGTGGCTTCTGACGCCGCATTGCACGGCAATGTGGGCTGCAGCGCCTACAGTGCCTCCAAGGGAGCGGTTGTGGCTTTTACGCGCTCCTTGGCCTTGGAAGTCGCGCCGTATGAGATGCGTGTCAACTGTGTCTGCCCCGGGGATGTGCGGACGCCTCTTTTGGATAAGCAGTTGGAAACAGTTAAAGACAAGGAAGAATCGATGAAAGAGATGGCTCGTTGGTATCCACTGCAGCGTTTAGCTACGGCGGCGGAAGTAGCATCGGTCATCGGCTTTTTGGCGTCCCAGGAGGCTTCCTTTGTTACCGGTGCTATCTGGTCTGTTGACGGCGGGTTAACAGCGTAA